The proteins below are encoded in one region of Syntrophotalea carbinolica DSM 2380:
- a CDS encoding phytoene desaturase family protein, with product MKYDVVVAGGGCAGMSAAITLARFGRKVLLVEGDRRLGPVLRGFQRNGVHFDTGFHYVGGLGNGEILDTFFRFMGLARHLSPVAFRPEGFDLCRFETLGRDVAMPYGPELFEGRLGQAFPGQEAHVGSYLAEVQRIFSSSAFLNLQQSVTPEEMLSFTDGPTLARRLAEITDDELLQTALALPCLLYGVAPRESSFANHALVAGSYFSSVHGLKGGGGALVAAFERELAGAGVDVLCGSPVTSITTHDRAVTGVVLSDGRQFPTSQCLFTGHPSHLKDVLAPGSLRPSFYKRLSEYPETPSAFMLFGVVPESVSLFDRRNVFLTPATSPAGLLAEGSETIYLAGGERLPDGRQAITALGMAPFSDYEPWCQSVTGSRPKAYGEYKQRMAEVMLDRIRTACPELGASLQVVEAATPLTMRDWAASPQGSLYGMRHTVEQFPLLPMTKIRGLLLAGQSILLPGVLGAVVSAMVACSLVVGLEPLRKELRQCSQNALS from the coding sequence ATGAAATACGATGTTGTGGTAGCCGGTGGGGGATGCGCCGGTATGAGTGCTGCCATAACCCTGGCACGCTTCGGCCGCAAAGTTCTGCTGGTGGAAGGGGATCGCCGCCTGGGTCCGGTACTGCGTGGTTTTCAACGTAATGGCGTGCACTTTGATACCGGGTTTCACTACGTCGGCGGACTCGGAAACGGAGAAATCCTGGATACCTTTTTCCGTTTTATGGGGCTGGCACGTCATCTGAGCCCCGTTGCGTTCCGTCCCGAGGGGTTTGATCTGTGCCGTTTCGAAACTTTGGGCCGGGATGTGGCCATGCCCTACGGACCGGAACTGTTTGAAGGCCGGCTGGGCCAGGCTTTTCCGGGACAGGAAGCCCATGTGGGCAGTTATCTGGCGGAGGTCCAAAGGATCTTTTCCAGTTCCGCATTTCTCAATCTGCAGCAGTCCGTGACCCCTGAGGAGATGCTGTCCTTTACCGACGGGCCGACTTTGGCGCGCCGGTTGGCGGAGATCACCGATGACGAGCTATTGCAGACGGCACTGGCTCTGCCTTGTCTGCTGTATGGTGTCGCTCCTCGCGAGTCGTCGTTTGCCAACCACGCCCTGGTCGCCGGTTCCTATTTTTCCTCCGTGCACGGGCTTAAAGGCGGTGGCGGAGCTCTGGTGGCGGCGTTCGAACGTGAACTTGCCGGCGCCGGCGTCGATGTGTTGTGCGGCAGCCCGGTGACTTCCATAACCACGCATGATCGTGCGGTTACGGGGGTGGTATTGTCCGATGGACGGCAATTCCCAACCTCGCAATGCCTGTTTACCGGTCATCCTTCTCATCTGAAAGATGTGCTGGCGCCGGGATCGTTGCGGCCCAGTTTTTACAAACGTCTGAGCGAATACCCTGAAACACCCTCTGCCTTTATGCTGTTCGGGGTGGTGCCGGAGTCCGTATCGCTGTTCGATCGGCGCAATGTGTTTCTGACCCCGGCAACAAGTCCGGCAGGGTTGCTCGCGGAAGGCAGCGAAACCATTTATCTGGCAGGCGGTGAACGTTTGCCCGATGGTCGCCAGGCAATCACCGCGCTTGGCATGGCACCGTTTTCCGATTATGAACCATGGTGCCAGTCGGTGACCGGCAGTCGCCCCAAAGCCTATGGCGAATATAAGCAGCGGATGGCCGAGGTCATGCTGGATCGCATCCGCACGGCCTGTCCGGAACTGGGCGCATCGCTGCAGGTCGTCGAAGCGGCTACGCCTTTGACCATGCGTGATTGGGCCGCCAGTCCGCAAGGCAGCCTGTATGGAATGCGTCATACGGTGGAACAGTTTCCCCTGTTGCCGATGACCAAGATCCGTGGGTTGCTGCTGGCCGGGCAGTCGATATTGCTGCCGGGGGTGCTGGGGGCTGTGGTATCGGCGATGGTGGCTTGCAGTCTGGTGGTGGGATTGGAGCCTCTGCGGAAGGAGTTGCGTCAGTGCAGTCAAAACGCGTTGTCATAA
- a CDS encoding beta-ketoacyl-[acyl-carrier-protein] synthase family protein, with product MQRVVITGIGIISCLGNDPDTVAKALYEGRSGVVLDEERLALGFASGLTGKVDFDAKARFNRKQRKTMPDFAMQACAAAMDALQHAGLDASEVRNDRNGLVFGCDSSALSAVEQVDLLRDRGETCLIGSGHIFRGLTSTITMNLNTLLKTKGVSLTISSACSSGGHAVGLASDLIALGRQERIICGGAQEINWQSICSFDALGAFSTAGDPHKASRPFDAGRDGLVPSGGAAALVLESYEAAQKRGATILGEILGYGFSSDGENISVPSSEGLSRAMSMALDHAGVQPGEIDYLNAHATSTPLGDAAEAANILRVFGEQTPPVGAIKAMTGHEFWMSGASQVVYSTLMAAHGFMAPTINFEAPDSQTEKLNILKTVREQSPKRVLCNSAGFGGSNASLVLGFGA from the coding sequence ATGCAGAGAGTTGTCATAACCGGCATCGGAATTATTTCCTGCCTGGGAAATGATCCCGATACCGTAGCCAAAGCCCTGTATGAGGGCCGTTCCGGTGTGGTGCTGGACGAGGAGCGGCTGGCACTTGGCTTCGCCAGCGGCTTGACGGGCAAAGTTGATTTCGATGCCAAGGCTCGGTTCAATCGCAAACAGCGCAAGACCATGCCGGATTTCGCCATGCAGGCCTGCGCGGCGGCCATGGATGCCCTGCAGCATGCCGGATTGGATGCCTCCGAGGTGCGTAATGATCGCAACGGTTTGGTTTTCGGTTGCGATTCCAGCGCGCTATCTGCGGTCGAACAGGTCGATTTGCTGCGTGACAGGGGCGAAACCTGTCTCATCGGTAGCGGACATATCTTTCGCGGCCTGACCTCGACCATCACGATGAACCTCAACACCCTTCTGAAAACCAAAGGGGTCAGTCTGACCATCAGTTCAGCTTGTTCCAGCGGCGGTCACGCCGTCGGCCTGGCCAGCGATCTTATCGCCCTGGGGCGACAGGAGCGCATCATCTGCGGCGGCGCCCAGGAGATCAATTGGCAGTCGATCTGCAGTTTCGATGCCCTGGGGGCTTTTTCAACCGCCGGCGATCCGCATAAGGCCAGTCGTCCCTTCGACGCCGGTCGCGACGGGTTGGTGCCGAGCGGGGGCGCTGCAGCTCTGGTGCTGGAATCCTATGAAGCTGCCCAAAAAAGAGGGGCAACTATTCTGGGTGAAATTTTAGGCTACGGGTTTTCATCCGATGGGGAGAATATCTCGGTGCCCAGTTCAGAGGGCCTTTCCCGTGCCATGAGCATGGCGCTTGACCATGCCGGAGTGCAGCCGGGTGAGATCGATTACCTCAATGCCCATGCTACGTCCACCCCACTCGGGGATGCGGCGGAAGCGGCCAATATTCTGCGCGTTTTCGGTGAGCAGACGCCTCCTGTCGGTGCCATCAAAGCGATGACCGGACACGAGTTCTGGATGTCCGGAGCTTCCCAGGTGGTCTACTCAACGCTGATGGCTGCCCATGGATTCATGGCGCCGACCATAAATTTCGAGGCTCCCGACAGCCAAACCGAAAAGCTGAATATTCTCAAGACGGTGCGCGAGCAATCACCGAAGCGCGTGTTGTGCAATTCGGCCGGGTTTGGCGGCAGCAATGCGTCATTGGTGCTGGGATTCGGGGCATGA
- the fabG gene encoding 3-oxoacyl-ACP reductase FabG yields MTVTSDSTRPVALVTGAGKGIGAAIAVALAEAGYDLWINYRSDHAAAEKTADAVRSAGADCLLLPFDVSCSEAVTAALDPLLEKTIPLALVNNAGFARDGLMMWMSEADWSDVLSVHLGGFFHVTKCVMPLMLRQRQGYIVNVASTSGQTGVPGQTNYSAAKAGLIGATRSLAKEVARRNILVNAVAPGFIDTEMTQDIPIKDLKSLIPLGRMGKAAEVASMVRFLCSEEASYITGQVFSVNGGVYM; encoded by the coding sequence ATGACCGTAACTTCGGACTCCACGCGTCCCGTAGCCCTGGTGACCGGAGCTGGCAAAGGGATCGGCGCCGCTATTGCCGTGGCTCTTGCAGAGGCCGGTTACGATTTATGGATAAATTATCGTAGCGATCATGCGGCCGCCGAAAAGACCGCGGATGCTGTCAGAAGCGCAGGTGCCGATTGCCTGCTGCTGCCTTTCGACGTGTCCTGTTCCGAAGCGGTCACGGCAGCCCTGGATCCTCTGTTGGAGAAAACGATCCCCCTGGCGCTGGTCAATAATGCCGGGTTCGCTCGCGACGGGCTTATGATGTGGATGTCCGAAGCCGATTGGTCTGACGTGCTGTCGGTGCATCTGGGCGGTTTTTTCCACGTCACCAAGTGCGTGATGCCGCTTATGCTTCGTCAGCGCCAAGGGTATATTGTGAACGTCGCTTCCACATCCGGTCAGACCGGTGTTCCGGGGCAGACCAACTATTCAGCGGCCAAGGCCGGATTGATCGGAGCGACCCGTTCGCTGGCCAAGGAAGTGGCGCGGCGTAATATTCTGGTCAACGCGGTGGCTCCCGGTTTCATCGATACGGAAATGACACAGGATATTCCCATCAAGGATCTTAAGTCCCTTATCCCCCTGGGACGCATGGGGAAGGCGGCGGAAGTCGCATCCATGGTCAGGTTTCTGTGTTCGGAAGAAGCCAGTTACATTACCGGGCAGGTTTTCTCCGTAAATGGCGGCGTTTATATGTAG
- a CDS encoding DUF1653 domain-containing protein — MDLKKGIYRHFKGQLYEVLETARHCDTEEWFVVYRALYGEMGVWLRPLENFCETVEREGKSLPRFVYVGTPSTVST; from the coding sequence ATGGATCTCAAAAAAGGCATCTATCGGCATTTCAAAGGCCAGCTTTACGAAGTGCTGGAAACCGCCCGGCACTGCGATACCGAGGAATGGTTCGTGGTCTATCGGGCTCTTTACGGCGAGATGGGGGTATGGCTGCGTCCGCTGGAGAATTTCTGCGAAACCGTGGAGCGCGAGGGCAAAAGCCTGCCCCGTTTCGTCTACGTTGGCACGCCATCGACGGTTTCCACCTGA
- a CDS encoding FKBP-type peptidyl-prolyl cis-trans isomerase encodes MAQAKKGDRVKIRFTGKLEDGTVFDSTASDNQCGCDDCDCEEKPLELVIGDAEFFIPVEEALVSMAPGDKKTVNVPSDDAFGDYDGEYVFTIERTQLPKDLQPEVGMELELTDEDDQSVVVTVVEVTDKTLTFDANHPLAGENLIFDIELVEIV; translated from the coding sequence ATGGCACAAGCAAAAAAGGGCGATCGCGTCAAAATCAGATTTACCGGAAAACTTGAAGACGGTACCGTCTTCGATTCCACCGCCAGCGACAACCAATGCGGTTGTGACGATTGCGACTGCGAAGAAAAGCCCTTGGAACTGGTTATCGGCGACGCGGAATTCTTTATTCCGGTCGAAGAGGCCCTGGTCTCCATGGCGCCCGGCGATAAAAAAACCGTCAACGTCCCTTCCGACGACGCCTTTGGCGATTACGACGGTGAATACGTTTTCACCATCGAGCGCACCCAGCTGCCCAAGGACTTGCAGCCTGAAGTCGGCATGGAACTGGAGTTGACCGACGAAGACGATCAAAGCGTGGTGGTCACCGTCGTCGAGGTCACCGACAAGACTTTGACCTTCGACGCCAACCACCCTTTGGCCGGTGAAAATCTGATTTTCGACATCGAACTGGTCGAAATCGTTTAA
- a CDS encoding MarR family winged helix-turn-helix transcriptional regulator, with translation MERIRQLQQLAHKLARVEDLPIEVDKELAISTREAHTIQAIGEQAALCVKDIATRFGVTKSAASQMVSKLARKGFIDKQLSAHSNKELRISLTPLGWQAFRAHEQAHAKDLSRIVERMQSFSAGDIATLEELLHIFDDVADERLTEE, from the coding sequence ATGGAAAGAATCCGGCAACTACAGCAGCTCGCGCATAAATTGGCGCGTGTCGAGGATCTGCCCATCGAGGTCGATAAGGAGCTGGCAATCTCAACCCGGGAGGCACATACCATACAAGCAATCGGAGAGCAGGCCGCCCTTTGCGTAAAAGATATTGCCACTCGGTTCGGGGTGACGAAAAGTGCTGCATCCCAGATGGTATCCAAGCTAGCCCGTAAAGGATTTATCGACAAGCAACTGTCGGCGCACAGCAATAAGGAATTACGAATCTCTCTCACGCCACTGGGATGGCAGGCTTTTAGAGCCCATGAGCAGGCGCATGCCAAAGACCTGAGTCGTATTGTCGAGCGCATGCAAAGCTTTTCGGCGGGAGATATAGCGACCCTGGAAGAGCTATTGCACATATTCGATGATGTTGCGGACGAACGCCTGACCGAAGAGTGA
- a CDS encoding class I SAM-dependent methyltransferase, with protein sequence MSQSKCDHGHKHRGKSSEHLVEKEKIIANLSIQPGQKVLDAGCGNGYMAKEFARQVGSSGRVYALDPDACSIRRLKEEIQGTVIEPFVDDITKQTKLAPDSIDLIYLSTVLHGFTAAQMQDFVVEVKRLLKPGGILAIVEIKKGETPFGPPQNKRLSPEELANTLGMRSIGLVEVGQHFYMQRFRIKDLPPTY encoded by the coding sequence ATGAGCCAAAGCAAATGCGACCATGGGCACAAGCACCGAGGAAAATCATCGGAACATTTGGTAGAAAAAGAAAAGATCATCGCCAACCTTTCGATCCAGCCTGGACAAAAAGTTTTGGATGCGGGGTGCGGTAACGGGTACATGGCTAAAGAATTTGCCAGGCAGGTAGGAAGTTCGGGCAGGGTGTATGCTCTGGACCCGGATGCATGTTCCATCCGCCGGTTGAAGGAGGAAATTCAAGGAACCGTCATTGAGCCATTTGTCGACGATATTACGAAACAGACGAAATTGGCACCCGACTCCATCGATCTGATCTATCTATCGACCGTCCTCCATGGGTTTACAGCTGCGCAAATGCAAGATTTTGTCGTGGAAGTTAAACGCCTGCTGAAACCAGGAGGAATCCTTGCCATCGTTGAGATAAAGAAGGGGGAAACCCCATTCGGACCACCGCAGAACAAAAGATTGTCACCGGAAGAACTGGCAAATACCCTGGGTATGCGTTCGATTGGCCTGGTTGAGGTTGGGCAGCATTTCTATATGCAACGTTTCCGGATAAAAGATCTCCCTCCAACCTACTGA
- the rpsA gene encoding 30S ribosomal protein S1: MVEDKHDFEESNEEENFADMLEQSLAGIQPLAPGQQVEATVLQIGDQWIFLDVGQKGEGVLDRRELADEEGQLNVAQGDRIKVFFLSRAGGELRFTTRLASGSAGAAQIEEAWRSGIPVDGRLEKEVKGGFEVRLAGGVRAFCPFSQLGLRRDDSSETAIGENRSFKVIQFGEQGRNVVVSHRAILEEERARQRETLRETLQEGMVVKGTVTSLRDFGAFIDIGGLEGLLPISEISYGRVENIEDVLHVGQELELAIKKLDWQADRFSFSLRDTQADPWSKVGTLYMEGSTHTGTVARLANFGAFVTLEEGVDGLIHISKLGGGRRINHPREVLEVGQQLLVTIEQVDREQHRISLAPAADGAESAAPTRYVEKDTSGSMGTFADLLKGKFEKKGKKRK, translated from the coding sequence ATGGTTGAGGACAAGCACGATTTCGAAGAGAGCAACGAAGAGGAAAACTTTGCCGATATGCTGGAGCAGAGTCTGGCCGGTATCCAACCTTTGGCGCCGGGGCAACAGGTGGAAGCGACGGTTCTGCAGATTGGCGACCAGTGGATTTTTCTGGATGTAGGTCAGAAGGGCGAGGGGGTGCTCGATAGACGCGAGCTGGCTGACGAAGAGGGGCAACTCAACGTCGCCCAGGGGGATCGCATCAAGGTATTTTTCCTCTCCCGGGCCGGTGGTGAACTTCGCTTTACCACGCGTCTGGCCAGCGGTTCGGCCGGTGCGGCCCAGATCGAAGAAGCCTGGCGCAGCGGTATCCCGGTGGATGGACGCCTGGAAAAAGAGGTCAAGGGAGGTTTCGAAGTGCGCCTGGCGGGCGGTGTGCGGGCCTTCTGTCCGTTTTCCCAGCTCGGATTGCGCCGTGATGACAGCTCCGAGACGGCTATCGGTGAAAATCGCTCTTTCAAGGTGATTCAGTTCGGAGAGCAGGGCCGCAACGTGGTGGTTTCGCACCGGGCGATTCTCGAGGAGGAGCGTGCCCGTCAGCGCGAAACGTTGCGTGAAACCCTGCAAGAGGGCATGGTGGTCAAGGGCACCGTTACATCGCTGCGGGATTTCGGCGCATTTATCGATATCGGTGGCCTCGAAGGACTGCTGCCGATCTCCGAGATCAGCTATGGCCGCGTGGAAAATATCGAAGATGTGCTGCATGTCGGCCAGGAGCTGGAGCTGGCTATCAAAAAGCTGGACTGGCAGGCCGATCGTTTTTCATTCAGCCTGCGCGATACCCAGGCCGATCCCTGGAGCAAAGTCGGGACCCTTTATATGGAAGGCTCCACCCATACCGGAACGGTCGCACGGCTGGCCAATTTCGGTGCCTTCGTGACCCTGGAAGAAGGTGTGGACGGACTGATCCATATCTCCAAACTGGGCGGCGGGCGTCGTATCAACCATCCTCGCGAAGTGCTGGAAGTCGGCCAGCAATTGCTGGTGACCATCGAGCAGGTCGATCGCGAGCAACACCGCATCTCTCTGGCGCCGGCCGCGGACGGAGCCGAAAGTGCCGCACCGACCCGGTATGTCGAAAAAGATACAAGCGGTTCCATGGGAACTTTTGCGGATCTGCTCAAGGGGAAATTCGAAAAGAAGGGTAAGAAGCGTAAATAG
- a CDS encoding NUDIX domain-containing protein: MMKNSHCSFCGHPFSDRQPWPRTCSHCGQTSFLNPLPVVVMLLPVDDGLLQIRRGIEPGLGKWAFPGGYVNLGETWQEAGAREVLEETHVAVDPAEIREFRVRSAPDGTLLIFGLAAPRRAADLPDFEPTDETTERAVRCALSGMAFQLHAEAGMAFFNDAHGKPG; encoded by the coding sequence ATGATGAAGAATTCCCATTGTTCTTTTTGCGGTCACCCTTTCTCCGATCGGCAACCCTGGCCCCGTACCTGCAGTCACTGTGGGCAGACCAGTTTTCTCAATCCCCTGCCGGTGGTGGTGATGCTGCTTCCCGTGGATGATGGTCTGTTGCAGATTCGCCGCGGGATCGAACCCGGGCTGGGCAAATGGGCTTTTCCCGGCGGCTATGTCAACCTCGGTGAAACCTGGCAGGAAGCTGGCGCCCGCGAAGTGCTGGAGGAAACCCATGTCGCGGTGGATCCGGCAGAAATTCGGGAATTTCGCGTACGCAGCGCGCCGGATGGCACCTTGTTGATATTCGGCCTGGCCGCACCGCGCCGTGCAGCGGATCTGCCCGATTTCGAACCTACGGACGAAACCACCGAAAGGGCAGTGCGCTGCGCACTGAGCGGCATGGCCTTTCAGTTGCATGCCGAGGCGGGTATGGCCTTTTTTAACGACGCCCACGGCAAGCCGGGCTGA